In Streptomyces dangxiongensis, one DNA window encodes the following:
- a CDS encoding DUF6643 family protein — MTSPRSTYGGGYYSASFPDTPIYDSLVAERGTPQIAPIRVPAAYDTGSGLPALPSALPALPAAPSPQAPSYGYPQAQQPAPLQYAPTAYIPQQASAPRGYPGPQAPQQQQRPMAASNGYEAMRPAAPRPAPAPYQDPYNNQQQQYRGY; from the coding sequence ATGACCTCCCCCCGCTCCACTTATGGCGGCGGCTATTACTCCGCCTCCTTCCCGGACACCCCGATCTACGACTCGCTCGTCGCCGAGCGGGGCACCCCGCAGATCGCCCCGATCCGGGTCCCCGCCGCCTACGACACGGGCAGCGGCCTGCCCGCCCTGCCGTCGGCGCTGCCCGCCCTCCCGGCGGCCCCGTCCCCGCAGGCTCCCTCCTACGGCTACCCGCAGGCGCAGCAGCCCGCACCGCTGCAGTACGCGCCCACGGCGTACATCCCGCAGCAGGCGAGCGCCCCGCGTGGCTATCCCGGTCCGCAGGCTCCGCAGCAGCAGCAGCGGCCGATGGCGGCAAGCAACGGGTACGAGGCCATGCGTCCGGCCGCCCCGCGGCCGGCGCCGGCTCCCTACCAGGACCCGTACAACAACCAGCAGCAGCAGTACCGCGGTTACTGA
- a CDS encoding glycosyltransferase: MGQTAAVSAFLWITVVSLAAWCWLLLGQGFFWRTDVRLPRRREPDVWPPVCVVVPARDEAEVLPAALPSLLAQDYPGRAEVFLVDDGSTDGTGDLARELSRRHGGLPLTVGSPGEPPAGWTGKLWAVRYGIGLARAREPVYLLLTDADIAHAPDSLRELVAAALTGGFDVVSQMARLRVESAWERLVVPAFVYFFAQLYPFRRIGREGSRTAAAAGGCVLLRAGMADEARVPDAIRHAVIDDVALARAVKRAGGRVWLGLADRVDSVRPYPRLHDLWRMVARSAYAQLRHHPLLLLGTVAGLALVYLVPPAAVVAGVAGGSTATAVMGGLAWAVMAGTYAPMLRYHRQPLWLAPLLPFTAFLYLLMTVDSAVRHYRGRGAAWKGRTYARADAVPDEG; the protein is encoded by the coding sequence GTGGGGCAGACTGCGGCCGTGAGCGCCTTCCTGTGGATCACCGTCGTGTCGCTGGCCGCCTGGTGCTGGCTGCTGCTGGGCCAGGGTTTCTTCTGGCGCACGGACGTCCGGCTGCCGCGGCGCCGGGAACCGGACGTGTGGCCGCCGGTCTGTGTGGTCGTACCGGCCCGAGACGAGGCCGAGGTGCTGCCCGCCGCCCTGCCGTCGTTGCTGGCGCAGGACTATCCGGGGCGGGCCGAGGTCTTCCTGGTGGACGACGGGAGCACGGACGGCACCGGGGACCTGGCCCGGGAGCTGTCCCGGCGGCACGGCGGGCTGCCGCTGACCGTCGGGTCGCCCGGTGAGCCGCCGGCGGGCTGGACGGGCAAGCTGTGGGCGGTGCGGTACGGCATCGGGCTGGCACGCGCGCGTGAGCCCGTGTATCTGCTGCTGACGGACGCGGACATCGCGCACGCCCCCGACAGCCTGCGCGAGCTGGTCGCGGCGGCCCTCACCGGCGGCTTCGACGTGGTGTCGCAGATGGCGCGGCTGCGGGTGGAGAGTGCGTGGGAGCGGCTCGTGGTCCCGGCGTTCGTCTATTTCTTCGCCCAGCTCTACCCCTTCCGCCGGATCGGCCGGGAGGGTTCGCGCACGGCCGCGGCGGCGGGCGGCTGCGTCCTGCTGCGGGCGGGCATGGCGGACGAGGCGCGCGTCCCGGACGCGATCCGGCACGCCGTCATCGACGATGTCGCGCTCGCGCGCGCGGTCAAGCGCGCCGGTGGCCGTGTGTGGCTGGGGCTGGCCGACCGGGTGGACAGCGTGCGCCCCTATCCGCGGCTGCACGACCTGTGGCGGATGGTCGCGCGCAGTGCCTACGCCCAGCTACGGCACCACCCGCTGCTGCTCCTCGGTACGGTCGCCGGGCTCGCTCTGGTGTACCTGGTGCCGCCCGCCGCGGTCGTGGCGGGCGTGGCGGGCGGCAGTACGGCGACGGCGGTCATGGGTGGGCTGGCGTGGGCGGTGATGGCGGGCACGTACGCGCCGATGCTGCGCTACCACCGGCAGCCGCTGTGGCTCGCTCCGCTGCTGCCGTTCACCGCGTTCCTGTACCTGCTGATGACGGTCGACTCCGCGGTGCGTCACTACCGCGGGCGCGGAGCCGCCTGGAAGGGCCGCACCTACGCCCGCGCGGACGCCGTGCCCGATGAGGGCTGA
- a CDS encoding TerD family protein → MGADMSMPKGANVAVATAALRVELGWRTEPGTPDADASALLLAAGKVRSDGDFVFYNQPAHPSGAVRHEGKRTTGGRVTDALVADLARVEGAVERIVVAASADGGTFGQVPGLYIEVTDAASGQVVARFDSPGATVETAFVLGEFYRRQGGWKFRAVGQGYDSGLEGLATDFGITVDEPQRAAPPATPAPAPVSPPAAPTPAPPPAAATVPPPPAAPPASTARPAPAAQPVRLSKVTLTKAAPSVSLAKQGGSSGIMRVNLNWQVRKQFPSRIGRWGGGPNLDLDLGALYELADGRKGVVQALGNAFGSLHRPPYIHLDGDDRTGATASGENLSVNLDHTRDFRRVLVFVTIYEGARSFADLHATVTLQPQYGAPVEFSLDECTVPSPVCALALITNTGGDLVVQREARYLVPERGVSPQRTMDQAYGWGMNWTPGRK, encoded by the coding sequence ATGGGGGCGGACATGTCAATGCCGAAAGGCGCCAACGTAGCTGTGGCGACCGCGGCCCTGCGCGTCGAACTGGGCTGGCGCACCGAGCCCGGGACGCCGGACGCGGACGCCTCGGCACTGCTGCTCGCCGCCGGGAAGGTCCGCTCCGACGGGGACTTCGTCTTCTACAACCAGCCCGCGCACCCCTCCGGCGCGGTCCGCCACGAGGGCAAGCGGACGACCGGCGGACGCGTCACCGACGCCCTTGTCGCCGACCTCGCGCGCGTGGAGGGCGCCGTCGAGCGCATCGTCGTCGCCGCCTCCGCGGACGGCGGGACGTTCGGGCAGGTCCCCGGCCTCTACATCGAGGTCACCGACGCCGCTTCCGGCCAGGTCGTCGCCCGCTTCGACAGCCCCGGAGCGACCGTGGAGACGGCCTTCGTACTCGGCGAGTTCTACCGCCGCCAGGGTGGCTGGAAGTTCCGCGCCGTCGGCCAGGGCTACGACAGCGGACTCGAGGGCCTGGCAACGGACTTCGGCATCACCGTGGACGAGCCGCAGCGTGCCGCACCACCGGCGACCCCGGCTCCGGCCCCTGTGTCCCCGCCGGCCGCCCCCACCCCCGCCCCGCCTCCGGCAGCCGCGACCGTGCCGCCACCTCCCGCTGCTCCGCCCGCGTCCACCGCTCGCCCCGCGCCCGCCGCCCAGCCGGTCCGCCTGTCCAAGGTCACCCTCACCAAGGCGGCCCCCTCCGTCTCGCTGGCCAAACAGGGCGGCAGCTCCGGAATCATGCGGGTGAACCTCAACTGGCAGGTGCGCAAACAGTTCCCGAGCCGTATCGGCCGGTGGGGCGGCGGCCCGAACCTCGACCTCGATCTGGGTGCCCTCTACGAACTCGCCGACGGCCGCAAGGGAGTCGTCCAGGCCCTCGGCAACGCCTTCGGCTCGCTCCACCGGCCGCCGTACATCCACCTCGACGGCGACGACCGCACCGGAGCCACGGCGAGCGGCGAGAACCTCTCTGTCAACCTCGACCACACGCGGGACTTCCGTCGCGTGCTCGTCTTCGTCACCATCTACGAAGGCGCCCGTTCCTTCGCCGACCTGCACGCCACCGTCACCCTCCAGCCGCAGTACGGCGCCCCCGTCGAGTTCTCGCTGGACGAGTGCACCGTCCCGTCCCCCGTGTGCGCGCTCGCGCTGATCACCAACACCGGCGGCGACCTCGTCGTCCAGCGCGAGGCGCGGTACCTGGTGCCGGAGCGCGGCGTGAGCCCGCAGCGGACCATGGACCAGGCCTACGGCTGGGGCATGAACTGGACGCCCGGCCGCAAGTGA
- a CDS encoding glutamate racemase, translated as MKIALMDSGIGLLAATAAVRRLRPDADLVLSLDPDGMPWGPRTSEDLTRRALAVAEAAAAHRPDALIIGCNTATVHALPTLRARLEPGIPVIGTVPAIKPAAAGGGPVAIWATPATTGSAYQRGLIEAFAGDVRVTEVPCWGLAEAVEHADETAIDAAVAAAARLTPDDVTTVVLGCTHYELVAERIRTSLRRPVAAPLVLHGSAGAVAAQALRRLGEQPAPEAPAEGTLTVLLSGRESGRLPEAALHYAEGRLLPLVGSVADHR; from the coding sequence GTGAAGATCGCGCTCATGGACTCCGGAATCGGCCTGCTGGCGGCCACTGCCGCGGTACGGCGCCTGCGGCCCGACGCGGATCTCGTACTCTCCCTGGACCCCGACGGCATGCCCTGGGGACCGCGCACCTCCGAGGACCTCACCCGGCGCGCACTGGCCGTCGCCGAGGCCGCCGCGGCCCACCGGCCCGACGCGCTGATCATCGGCTGCAACACCGCCACCGTGCACGCGCTGCCCACGCTGCGCGCCCGTCTGGAGCCCGGCATACCGGTCATCGGCACGGTCCCGGCCATCAAGCCGGCCGCGGCCGGTGGCGGCCCCGTCGCGATCTGGGCGACCCCCGCCACCACGGGCAGCGCCTACCAGCGCGGACTCATCGAGGCCTTCGCCGGCGACGTCCGGGTGACCGAGGTGCCCTGCTGGGGTCTCGCCGAGGCCGTCGAACACGCGGACGAGACGGCCATCGACGCCGCGGTCGCGGCGGCGGCCCGGCTGACACCCGACGATGTGACGACCGTCGTCCTGGGCTGCACCCATTACGAACTGGTGGCGGAACGTATCCGCACCTCCCTCCGGCGGCCCGTCGCCGCCCCGCTCGTCCTGCACGGCTCCGCCGGCGCGGTGGCCGCCCAGGCCCTGCGCCGTCTCGGCGAGCAGCCCGCGCCCGAGGCGCCGGCCGAGGGCACCCTCACGGTCCTGCTGAGCGGCCGGGAGAGCGGCCGGCTGCCCGAGGCCGCGCTGCACTACGCCGAAGGGCGGCTGCTGCCGCTCGTCGGTTCGGTCGCCGACCACAGGTGA